From Brassica rapa cultivar Chiifu-401-42 chromosome A06, CAAS_Brap_v3.01, whole genome shotgun sequence:
GCTAAGTTGCAATCCAAGCAGGCTCCTCCTTCTCAAGCTGGTAAGATGTTATTTGGTTTGTGTACGTTTTTGAACAGTGTCAGTGTTTAGACATGTTGGGTAGTGTTTGCTTGATTCATTTCATTGGAACCTTGTCGAAAAAATGTATGCTTTtttcatgtgtttttttttttactgttttaCTCTTAAGCTTAACTAGGGAGCTTTGTTTTATTATGTTTGAATAACCTATTATATTAGACCTAAGCTTAACTAGAGAGCTTTGTGTCTGAAAAGTATTCCCTTGGTTTCgtaataaataatgttttaaaagatttttgttgttacaaaataaatgatgttttgatatttttatgttattttaattttattgaaaactgtgtaaccaattagaTGTTGTAATTGATCTGTAATTGGTtggatgatttttaaattatattgttaaactactttttagagaaaaataaactttttaatcTTCGTGCACTAAGGAATAATCATATATTGTGAAACGGAGGGAGCTTTTTATATAGTTGATGCTTAAGCCACAActagttttcttttaattaaatttgCGTAGAGTTCTTGGAAAGTTATAGAATGAAATGGATATTAATTTGTCTTTAATAAATGTAGTGAGGGGGGAGTCAAGGATTGCTCCTTCAGGAGGTCGTGGGCCTCCTCGTGGTTCATTTAACCCGGGAGGAAACAGACCTTATGATCCAAAGGATGGACCAAAGGATGGAGAAAGGAATGGTGGGTTCCGTGGATACCGCGAAAGTGGTGGTCGTGGAGGTCAAGTTGGTGGATTTGCCAATGGTAGAACAGGTGATGTGGAACAACGCCCAAAGAGGGTCTATGACCGCCATAGCAGAACAGGTCGTAGGTAAGCTTTTCTTTTCATGTCTTCTACTTTTGGTTACTGCTATGTTTGATTTCTACTGTTTGTgattttgttttgatgtttgCTAGTAATGACGTGAAACGTGAGGGTGGTGGTCGTGGAAACTGGGGTACCACTGAAGATGACATCCCACCGTAAGCCTCTTGCTCTTCAGTTTGATTCCTTCTTCTATTAGTTGCAATTTGTATGTGCTCTGTCTTGTACCTATAGattgaaaaataatttgtcTAAATATCAGACCAACCGTGGAACCGACAACAGAGGTTGAGAAGAGCCCTGTTGCTGAGAATGATGGTGGTGAGGATGACACCACTGATGCAAAGAAAGACTCTCCTGCGGCTGAGCAAGAGGAGAAAGAACCTGAAGACAAGGTATAAACATATTCGGCTACTAATGTGCTTTGAACATGTTATATGAGATGAGAAGAATTCGAAGTTTTAAATGGATATGTGGGTTTGTTATAGGAAATGACGCTTGAAGAGTATGAGAAAATtctggaggagaagaagaaagctctGCAGGCCACAAAGGTTGAGGAGAGGAAAGTTGACACCAAAGTGTTTGAGTCTATGCAACAGCTCTCTAACAAGAAGACCAATAATGAGGAAATCTTCATTAAGCTGGTGAGATTCTAACTTATTCTACTTTCATCTCTACAATTTGCGCTCACAGTAATAGAGCAAGAGCTGATTCTTGTTTTATTATTGTTTCAGGGATCCGATAAGGACAAACGCAAAGATGCTGctgagaaagaagagaagaccAAGAAGGTcttgtttctttctcttctcaCCATCCAGTATGCGTGTCTAAACATTTTTGTACTGAATCTATGCTGGTTTTGTAGTCGTTGAGCATTAACGAGTTTTTGAAGCCGGCTGATGGGGAGAGATACAACAACCCCAGAGGTGGATACCGTGGAAGAGGAGGTCGCGGTGGTGGTCGTGGACAGAGAGATGGAGGAAACCAAAGGCATGGAGGAGCACCTGCTCCGGCAATTGGAGACAGTGCTCAGTTCCCATCGTTGGGCAAGTGAAGACCCCTGTTGGTCCTTGAGCCTCTATCTATCTCTACGCTTTCTTTAGTTTAATATTTGTTCTTAGTTCATTTTTGTTGCACTTTCTCCACAAAACAAGTTTGGAAGGCTTTTAAATTATGATGGAAATACAATATTAGAGGATCATCTATCTGATCTTGTTAGTTTTATATTCCTTTACTAGTGTCATAATAACAACCTTCTAGAAAAAATGTTTTCTCGGAAATGCAACACAAATAATGTTACAATATTATATTTCGAATTATCTTTAAGAGTGGAGTACTCAGAAAAGGGCTCGTCTGCTTTATTTGCATAAAGGGTCTTTTACTATAGAGTAAAGTTTATGGGTTTCAACATCGAAATACAtcagaaaaagaagagaaaagctATAAAACGAAAGGAAAAGAAAGTTGTCAATTTGAGAAGTCTTACATGCAATGCAAACAAATGATTATAATGGTGAGTTATGATCCAAAGAGACTTCTTTAGACTAATAGAATCAAGATGAGCAACAGCCTGATTGCTGGTTCACTGGCTGTCCGCGAATATTGACCGTCGGTGGCTTGGCACCTCCAGCTGGTTGGCTAGCCATTCTGCAAACACAAACCACAAAAAAACAGTTAAAGAGTATGGAAGTGAAAGGTTTAACTTTCAGGGAACAAAAGTAGAATCTAATTCAAACCTGGTCTTAATAGCAGCAGTCATGGCCATGAAAGCTTCTTCAACATTGGTTGCATTTTTAGCACTTGTTTCCAAGAAAGGGATCCCCAGTTCATCTGCAAAAGCCTGAAGGAGGAGGAGAAAACAATCTTCTTATTGTCATTTCAAACAAGGTTTTTATGCAAAAAGAGGCCACTTGGTTTGTTTAATTACCTGAGCCGTCTCAGTGGATACAACCTTCTGCGATGTGAGATCGTTTTTGTTCCCAACCAGTAGCTTGTTCACGTTCTCACTGGCGTAACGGTCGATTTCATTCAGCCACTGTTTGACGTTGTTGAAGCTCTCTTGGTCCGTGACGTCATAGGTGACCTGCCAAAAAAAGCCAATGATGATGAGGGAGAACCGGAAGATGGATCTGTTAAAGATGATTGTTTCGTTAGAGAGAGCACATACAATGATTCCATGAGCTCCTCTGTAGTAGCTGCTGGTGATGGTCCTGAAACGTTCTTGGCCTGCTGTGTCCCACTGTATACACGGTCATTGCCACGAGTCATAGTAGTATACACGCTTGCCAagttttaaaagaatatatgtTATCAAGAACACTTACAATCTGGAGTTTGATTGTCTTTCCGTCTTGTTCAACTGTGCGGATTTTCTGAATCACATCTAACATTAGTCAAAACTGCTACCTTTGTTTTTTTGTCTTCCGAGTACTAACAAGTGATGGGAAGAGTAAACTTACAAAGTCAACACCAATGGTACTGATGTAGCTATCCAGGTAAGAATCATCCTGTACACACAAATTCAAGACATCAAACTATAAGCACACAAAGAGCAACAACGATACTATACTGTAACCTGAGAACTAAACAAGTATTAAACTTCAAAGACCCATAGATTTGTTACTCGTGTTCAATGTTAAAACGCAATTACCGAAGATAATACACTCATAGTAACAATGATAGCATAGTGTAAACTATTTTGGAGAGACAAGTAACTGAACTTGAAGGACGCACAGATTGTTATTAAACGGCAATTAACACATGCAAGtaagaaatctaaaacaatTATTCAGCTGGAGAAAGAGTTACTTACAGCAAACCTTAGAAGCAAGCAAGATTTTCCAACACCAGAGTCACCGATAAGCAAAAGCTTGAATAGGTAGTCACTGCAATTTTTTCAAAAAGGATTAAGACAGAACGATAAACTTCATTAAGACTTAAAACTATTAAAGGATTGCTTTTGCCATGTTTCGGTCGAAATGTTcagaaattgaaaaaataattaatgtgaAAGATCTGTCGATTAAATTTGTTCAAAATCAAAACCATGAGAACTCTATGCGATTAAAGGTAACACAGTCTCGAATTGCAACATCGAATTTTTCCAAGTCAAATTCCCCTAGATCCAATCTATGTAAGATCCTAATCGAGAATCGATCAAGCGAAATTAAAAAGAGGGGAAAAATTGAGTAGATTCAACTCAGAAACCTTAGATGCCAACAAAGATCCAAATAAAATCGGAACAATTCAAagacatcaaaaaaaaaaattcgaaaagagAAAGCGGGTGAATAGATCCAAATCATAGAGAGGAGAAGAGTCTTACTATTCAGGATTCATGGCTAAAGTATCGTTTGTAGATCGATCTCCCAACGAATCAAACGAGAAGCTCGCGGTAAAGGGATAATATGGCGATAGTATTTTCAGCGATCTTCGTCGGaacaaagaagagagagag
This genomic window contains:
- the LOC103827661 gene encoding RGG repeats nuclear RNA binding protein C isoform X1; its protein translation is MATVNPFDLLGVDAEDPSQIAVALPKKVEKAAPVLPAKLQSKQAPPSQAVRGESRIAPSGGRGPPRGSFNPGGNRPYDPKDGPKDGERNGGFRGYRESGGRGGQVGGFANGRTGDVEQRPKRVYDRHSRTGRSNDVKREGGGRGNWGTTEDDIPPPTVEPTTEVEKSPVAENDGGEDDTTDAKKDSPAAEQEEKEPEDKEMTLEEYEKILEEKKKALQATKVEERKVDTKVFESMQQLSNKKTNNEEIFIKLGSDKDKRKDAAEKEEKTKKSLSINEFLKPADGERYNNPRGGYRGRGGRGGGRGQRDGGNQRHGGAPAPAIGDSAQFPSLGK
- the LOC103827662 gene encoding ras-related protein RABD2b → MNPEYDYLFKLLLIGDSGVGKSCLLLRFADDSYLDSYISTIGVDFKIRTVEQDGKTIKLQIWDTAGQERFRTITSSYYRGAHGIIVTYDVTDQESFNNVKQWLNEIDRYASENVNKLLVGNKNDLTSQKVVSTETAQAFADELGIPFLETSAKNATNVEEAFMAMTAAIKTRMASQPAGGAKPPTVNIRGQPVNQQSGCCSS
- the LOC103827661 gene encoding RGG repeats nuclear RNA binding protein C isoform X2 — its product is MATVNPFDLLGVDAEDPSQIAVALPKKVEKAAPVLPAKLQSKQAPPSQAVRGESRIAPSGGRGPPRGSFNPGGNRPYDPKDGPKDGERNGGFRGYRESGGRGGQVGGFANGRTGDVEQRPKRVYDRHSRTGRSNDVKREGGGRGNWGTTEDDIPPPTVEPTTEVEKSPVAENDGGEDDTTDAKKDSPAAEQEEKEPEDKEMTLEEYEKILEEKKKAPVEEEVAVVVVDREMEETKGMEEHLLRQLETVLSSHRWASEDPCWSLSLYLSLRFL